Proteins encoded together in one Defluviitalea raffinosedens window:
- the spoIIIAA gene encoding stage III sporulation protein AA: MNTKEIILSALGIRLKNLFCKISEQEFQRIQEIRLRANQPVMIVKDSGFWFITLGGHLSKDIEQAFRTDPRDLADTLQMMSDYSIYAFEEEIRNGYITLQGGHRVGIVGKVIMENGYIKTMRYIGGMNIRISHQVIGCASKLLPYLLNEKTVFHTLIISPPRCGKTTLLRDVIRQISNGIPPKFNGVTVGVVDERSEIAGCYQGIPQNDIGMRTDVLDCCPKAEGMRMLLRSMSPDIIAVDEIGKSEEIYAIEDAMNAGVKLICTVHGSSLLDIQRKPVLKELIDKKIFERMVILSYRNGPGTIENIIDAGSLKSLTGS, from the coding sequence ATGAACACGAAAGAAATTATTTTGTCTGCATTAGGCATTCGATTGAAAAATTTATTTTGTAAAATATCTGAACAGGAGTTTCAAAGGATTCAAGAAATAAGACTTAGAGCTAACCAGCCTGTTATGATTGTAAAAGATAGTGGATTTTGGTTTATTACACTAGGTGGACATTTAAGTAAAGATATTGAACAAGCATTTAGAACAGATCCCAGAGATTTAGCCGACACCCTACAAATGATGAGTGATTATTCCATTTATGCATTTGAAGAAGAAATACGAAATGGTTACATTACTCTTCAAGGGGGGCACAGGGTAGGAATAGTAGGCAAAGTGATCATGGAAAACGGATATATAAAAACTATGAGATATATAGGTGGAATGAACATTCGAATTTCACACCAGGTGATTGGCTGCGCCAGCAAACTACTTCCTTATTTACTCAATGAAAAAACCGTCTTTCACACATTAATTATTTCGCCTCCCAGGTGTGGAAAAACTACCTTACTCCGCGATGTTATACGGCAAATCAGCAATGGAATTCCTCCCAAGTTTAATGGTGTTACAGTGGGTGTAGTGGATGAACGTTCGGAAATTGCAGGCTGTTATCAAGGTATTCCTCAAAATGATATAGGCATGAGAACCGATGTTTTGGATTGCTGTCCAAAAGCTGAAGGTATGCGCATGCTTCTTCGTTCAATGTCACCGGATATCATTGCAGTGGATGAGATTGGAAAATCAGAGGAGATTTATGCTATAGAAGATGCTATGAATGCAGGAGTAAAACTAATTTGCACAGTACATGGCAGCTCATTGTTAGATATTCAACGAAAACCAGTTTTAAAAGAATTAATTGATAAAAAGATCTTTGAGCGTATGGTAATTCTAAGTTATAGAAATGGTCCGGGAACTATTGAAAATATTATTGATGCAGGTTCATTAAAATCATTAACGGGGAGTTGA